The sequence ACTTCCGGGAGGTCGAACGCTACTGGGTCAACGAGCCCCACGCGTTCGTGATCATCTTCCACTCCACGAAGGAAAACGAGAAGAAGTACTACGTGATCCAGCCCCACCAGACCCCGATCGAGGCCGACCTGGTGGAGTTCCTGACCGGGAAGCTCCGGACCGCGATCAAATACGACGACGAGAGCGTGGTCAGCGACGCGCCGGGGACCCGCCGCCGGACCATCGAACGGCAGGCCCTGGAGCTACTGGACCGGTACAACCTCTATGCGGTCCCCGAGGATCCGCGCGCCGCAGGGCTCTCGATCCTCCCCGCGCGGTCGACCGACGACAGGGACGAGGACGGGTTGCTCGCGGGGTTCGACCTGGACATCGGGTTCGGCGATGACGACGAGGACCCGTCGCCGGACCGCTCGGAGCGGAAGCTGGCGAGGGTCGCGCGGTCGCTGGGGCTGTCCCCGGGCGCCCTCGGCGGCCGGCTCGACGGGCTCTTCGGCGGCGGCGCGGGCGACGACGCCGATCCCTCGCTGGACGGCATCGCCGCACGGCCCGAGCCGGCGGTGATCGCCGAGGATGCCGCGGAGCTGAACGACTACCAGGTCGAGAAGCTGCTGTACGCGCTCCGCAGGGACTTCATCGGCTACGAGCGGATCGACGGGATCAAACACGACGTCAACGTCGAGGACATCTCGTGTGACGGGTACAACTCCCGGGTGTTCGTCTACCACTCCGACTACGAGCAGATCATCTCGAACGTCTCCCACGGCGAGGAGGAACTCGACGACTTCGTCGTCAAACTCGCCCAGCGCTCCGGGAAGGGCATCTCCAAGCGGCGGCCGCAGGTCGACGCCACCCTCCCGGACGGGTCGCGGGCGCAGTTGACGCTCGGCCGGGAGGTCTCCGACCACGGCACCAACTACACCATCCGGCAGTTCAAGGACGTGCCGTTCACGCCGGTGGACCTGATCAACTGGAAGACCTTCTCCTTAGAGGAGATGGCGTTCCTGTGGCTCTGCATCGAGAACGACAAGAGCCTGATCTTCGCCGGCGGGACCGCCTCCGGGAAGACCACCTCGCTGAACGCGGTGTCGCTTTTCATCCCCTCGAACGCGAAGATCGTCTCCATCGAGGACACCCGGGAGGTCGAACTCCCGCAGCGGAACTGGGTCGCAAGCGTGACGCGGCCCTCGTTTACCGACGACGACGGCGGCGACGTCGACGAGTTCGACCTGCTGGAGGCGGCGCTCCGGCAGCGCCCCGACTACATCGTGATGGGCGAGATCCGCGGCGAGGAGGGGCGGACGCTGTTTCAGGTGATGTCGACGGGCCACACCACCTACACCACGTTCCACGCCGACAGCGTCGGCGAGGTGCTCAAGCGGTTCACCACCGACCCGATCAACGTCTCGAAGACGATGTTCACCGCCTTGGATCTGGTGTCGATCCAGACTTCCACGCGGGTGCAGGGCGACAAGGTCCGCCGCAACAAGTCGCTGACCGAGATCAACCACTACGACGCCGAGAACGACGAGATCAACGTCCAGGACGTCTACCAGTGGCAGGCCGAGGGCGACGAGTTCCTCAAGATGGGCTCTTCGAACACCTTGGAGGACATCAAGTTCGACCGCGGGTGGAGCAGTGCGGACCTCGACGAGGAACTGTTCAAGCGGCGTGTCGTGCTCGCGTACCTGATCGACCGGGGGCTCAACACCTACACCCAGGTGGCGGCGACGCTCCAGGCGTTCATCAACGACGAGGAGACCATCCTCGCGCTGATGGCCCGAGAGGAGCTCGAACGCAGCTTAGAGGACCTCCGGGAGATGGAGTCGGTGAAGATCGACGTCGACCCCGAAAAGGAGGAGATGGTCCCCCGACCCACCCCAGGCGAGGAGGTCCGGGAGGTGTGTTCGGAGATCCTGGCGAGAGCCGAGGCGGAACTGTGGGACGACTACCGCGACCTCGAGGACGTCGACGTCGCAGACGCCTTGGTCGACGTGGAATCCGCGCCGGACGTCGCCGCGACCGGCGGCGACCACCACGAACTCGACGCCCTCGAGGACCGGGCGGACCCGCCGGCGCTCGACGACGATTCCGACCCGTCTGCGCTCGACGATGACTCCGACCCGCCGGCGCTCGACGACGGCACCGGGCCATCCGCCGCTCCGGCCGGCGACGACCCCGTCGAGGACGCGGGTGAGCCGGCGGGTACCGCAACCGAGGACGAGGCGGACGACGCGGTCGCGCGGGAGGCCGTCGACGACGGCGGCGACGAGGTGGATCTCTTCGAGCGGCTCGACGGGGAGTCGACCGCCGATGAGTTCGGGGCCGGCGGCGGAACCCGGGACGACGCGCCCGCGGACCCGCGGGACGAGGCGGACGCGCCGAACGCGGGCGGCGGCGAGACTGGAGACGACGCGGCAGACGGGGAGTCCGACGGCGCCGACGCGGAAGCCGGCATCGAGGAGTTGCTGGACGCGACCGACGACGGCGACGGAACCGACGACGGGAGCACGTGGGACGGCAGCGGGTTCGAGCCGGTCGATCCGAACGACGAGGACGGCGACGGCGACCAGGCCGCCTCCGACGGCGGGGTCGACACCCGTAGCGAGGGCGAACCCGGGTCCGACGCCGACGGTGACGGGGGGAACGCGGCGGGGGGCGACCGATGAGCCTCGACGTCGGCGACGCCGAGGGCGAACAGCTCGACAGGAGCACCGACGTCCTCGGGGACGCCTTCTACCCGGTGTTTCAGTTCCTGTTCGACGAGAACGGCGACTTCGTGAGCGACGTCGAGACGAAGCTCGAACAGGCCCGAACGTCGGCGACGGTCGAACTGTACCTCTCGCGGGCGCTCGCGATCGGGGCGATCACCGGTGGCGTCCTGTGGCTCCTCGGCACCCTCGTCGGGTGGTCGATCTTCGAGATCGGGCTGATCACGGCGGAGACGTTCAGCGTCGGCCTCCCCGTGCCCGACGCCGCGACCGCCGAGGCGATCGACGCGCTCACCGTCCCCGCGGTGATCGTCGTTTCCGGGCTGGTTTTCGGGACGATCGGGTTCGCGGTTGGGTTCGGGGGGGTGGTCGCGATCCCGTACTCGACGGCCGGAGAGCGGAAACGGGAGATCAATATGCTCCTGCCCGACGCCATCTCGTTCATGTACGCGCTGTCGGTCGGCGGGCTGAACCAACTCGAGATCCTGGAGGCGATGGCCCGCGCCGACGACACCTACGGGGAAGTTGCCAAGGAGTTCCAGAGCATCGTCCGGGAAACGGAGTACTTCGGCACCGACTACCGGAACGCCATCCGCGAGCAGGCGATGGTGACCCCCTCGGAGGAGCTGTCGCAGTTCCTGTCGGACATGCTCTCGATCGTGAACTCCGGCGGGAGTATGGAGGGGTTCCTCGACGACAAAAAGGAGAAACACCTCCGGACGGCCAAGCAGGAGCAGGAGACGATCCTCGAAACCCTGGAGCTGTTCGGCGAGATGTACATGACGCTGTCGTTGTTCCCACTTTTGCTCATCATCATCCTGGTGATTATGAGTATGCTGGGACAGGCCCAGGACACGCTGCTGTTCGGGACCGTCTACGCGCTCATCCCGCTCACCGGCGTGGGCTTTCTGGTGCTCGTTTCGACGGTCAAGCAGGACGAACCCGGCGACGGCTACCTCCAGCCGTCGAACTCCTCGGACCGCCTGGAGCAGGTCACCCGCGAGGGGCTGATCCATATGGGGCTGATCGAGAGCTTCGTCGGCGAGTTCCGGGTCTTCGACCGGATCCGCTCCCGGGAGGGGACGTACAAGACCGGACAGCTGCTCCGACGGCCCGACCTGTTCTTCCGGGATCACCCGCTTTACACCCTGATCCTGACCGTACCGGCCGCGCTCGCGTCGCTCGGGGTCGCCATCGTGAACGGGGTGGCGCCGCTGTCCTGGCAGGGGATGCTGAACAGCCCGGTCTGGGGGACGTTCGTGTGGTGGTACGTGCCGGTGTACATCGTCGGGATCCCGCTCGCCGTCTTCCACTCCTGGAACGTGCGGTCGCGGAACGCCGTCGTGGGGAAGCTCTCGGACACCCTCCGGAAGCTCTCAAGCGCCAACGACACCGGACAGACCCTCCTGGAATCGTTCGAGACCGTCTCCGACACCTCCTCGGGGAAGCTCGCAGAGGAGTTCGAGACGATGCACGCGAAGGTCAACTACGGGATGAGCCTCCGCGGCGCCCTCGTCGAGTTCAACAACAAGTACCACATCCCGCGGCTGGCACGGACGGTCAAGCTCATCTCGAAGGCCCAGGAGGCTTCGAGCCAGATCACCGAGGTGCTGACGACGGCCGCACAGGCCT comes from Halobellus ruber and encodes:
- a CDS encoding ATPase, T2SS/T4P/T4SS family, producing the protein MATDDDAPPSGEGEGASEGESEAAPALDGAATEPPPGDGSGADEGAEAPAIREPEQATDGPAAEPADAGPRVTVGEYTWADFLAEYGDASDIETLYRGYDPRNRRDDGESGRWDDSDAIEIPTPTRADWAEVGLDPEAYLDFHPAGAGTIVESAATTAAHDQAAFEAFCDPATTPVVKGEWLWEHYKREYYYDADGSRPRRPDGEIERFDAEAALGFDPDAIKDVLAHGATRAEELDAVVDERTVDVDPEFDEDAFFTDARGATTVVNRYDLEKSVPLAKKSHFREVERYWVNEPHAFVIIFHSTKENEKKYYVIQPHQTPIEADLVEFLTGKLRTAIKYDDESVVSDAPGTRRRTIERQALELLDRYNLYAVPEDPRAAGLSILPARSTDDRDEDGLLAGFDLDIGFGDDDEDPSPDRSERKLARVARSLGLSPGALGGRLDGLFGGGAGDDADPSLDGIAARPEPAVIAEDAAELNDYQVEKLLYALRRDFIGYERIDGIKHDVNVEDISCDGYNSRVFVYHSDYEQIISNVSHGEEELDDFVVKLAQRSGKGISKRRPQVDATLPDGSRAQLTLGREVSDHGTNYTIRQFKDVPFTPVDLINWKTFSLEEMAFLWLCIENDKSLIFAGGTASGKTTSLNAVSLFIPSNAKIVSIEDTREVELPQRNWVASVTRPSFTDDDGGDVDEFDLLEAALRQRPDYIVMGEIRGEEGRTLFQVMSTGHTTYTTFHADSVGEVLKRFTTDPINVSKTMFTALDLVSIQTSTRVQGDKVRRNKSLTEINHYDAENDEINVQDVYQWQAEGDEFLKMGSSNTLEDIKFDRGWSSADLDEELFKRRVVLAYLIDRGLNTYTQVAATLQAFINDEETILALMAREELERSLEDLREMESVKIDVDPEKEEMVPRPTPGEEVREVCSEILARAEAELWDDYRDLEDVDVADALVDVESAPDVAATGGDHHELDALEDRADPPALDDDSDPSALDDDSDPPALDDGTGPSAAPAGDDPVEDAGEPAGTATEDEADDAVAREAVDDGGDEVDLFERLDGESTADEFGAGGGTRDDAPADPRDEADAPNAGGGETGDDAADGESDGADAEAGIEELLDATDDGDGTDDGSTWDGSGFEPVDPNDEDGDGDQAASDGGVDTRSEGEPGSDADGDGGNAAGGDR
- a CDS encoding type II secretion system F family protein yields the protein MSLDVGDAEGEQLDRSTDVLGDAFYPVFQFLFDENGDFVSDVETKLEQARTSATVELYLSRALAIGAITGGVLWLLGTLVGWSIFEIGLITAETFSVGLPVPDAATAEAIDALTVPAVIVVSGLVFGTIGFAVGFGGVVAIPYSTAGERKREINMLLPDAISFMYALSVGGLNQLEILEAMARADDTYGEVAKEFQSIVRETEYFGTDYRNAIREQAMVTPSEELSQFLSDMLSIVNSGGSMEGFLDDKKEKHLRTAKQEQETILETLELFGEMYMTLSLFPLLLIIILVIMSMLGQAQDTLLFGTVYALIPLTGVGFLVLVSTVKQDEPGDGYLQPSNSSDRLEQVTREGLIHMGLIESFVGEFRVFDRIRSREGTYKTGQLLRRPDLFFRDHPLYTLILTVPAALASLGVAIVNGVAPLSWQGMLNSPVWGTFVWWYVPVYIVGIPLAVFHSWNVRSRNAVVGKLSDTLRKLSSANDTGQTLLESFETVSDTSSGKLAEEFETMHAKVNYGMSLRGALVEFNNKYHIPRLARTVKLISKAQEASSQITEVLTTAAQASETQDDIERERKSRTRMQVAIILMTYLTLLGVMAILKTQFLDVMAGLASQAGGGGGEAAGGLNFGEGINIDLLSVLFFHAVTLQAALSGFISGYIRNADIVSGVKFVVVLQTIALVVWMVVG